The genomic region TGTGGTCAAAACTAGCGATGATCTACAAACCCCGGGTCGCTAGAGCGCACCGCTTTAACATCGCCCTGCTGAAGGATGATGAAGTGGGTGTGTGCTATTGCCAGACTCTGGAGGCGGCGCTTCCATCAAAAGATGTGGCCGCTACTGCACCAATGGAGGAGGTATGGGCTAAAATTCGCTCTGGAGTGTAAAGCTCATCTTCCAAACATCTAGTTGCTAGATTTAGGTCGTAAACATCAGACTGGTTTGATGCGGAGTGTCAGCTGCTCGCTAACCAGAAGAACCTTGCCTTGGGTAGAATGCTGCAGGTTGGAACAAGAACCAATGTGGAAGAGTACAGGGTTGCTAGGAATAGGCTTGTATCGGTCTTCAGAAGGAAAAAGAGAGCACAGGAGCATTCAACTTCTGAAGACCTTGTGCAGCACCACCGGTCTAGTGACAGTCGAAAGCGTTCTCTCAGTTTGTTTCCCATAGTAGACTGAGGCAAGAGGATAACCCTTCATATCTCCATTTCAACGTGCCCTTAGAAGGTGTGATCAGGCGAGTAGGCATTGACACGTGAGCTACCATCTTCTGGCACTCTATTTATCTCCTGGGCTACGCGGACGATATTGACATTATTGCAGTCAACATGAGGACGGCTACGGAAACGTATGCTGGACTTAAGTCAGAGGATCCGCGGGTTGGACTCCAGGTCACCACGTCATAGACGAAATACATACAGGGAATATGGAAACACTCCAGATACTTTTTCCTGTAGTCCTCAAGTCACATGTGACTCTGGCACGTCCTTGGAAACTCGGAGGGCATCCTCGCTGGAAATCGCACCTTAGTCTACGCAAGTGGCTACATTCCGGTCAAGTGTCCAGTCGAACAAAACTGATGCTCTACCGGACTCTAATCAGGCTTGTTGTGCTCCACGGACATGGATGGACATGGACCTTACTGGAACGAGATCTACGCGCACTTGGAGAGACTGAGATGGCTGTGGGCATATACCGAGGAGGCCTGTTAGCTATCCAGCAAGGGCGGTTATCTTAAAGGACCCAACAAGCACGCGGAGGAAAGGGTCGCAGCGAGTATGGTGGTTTGACCAGGTTGAGGCAGACTTACGGAGGATCGGTATCTCGAATTGGAGATCTGAAGCAAAGGACCGGTTGATATGGCGCAATAATTTTATCATGGATTTGATACGGTTCTAGTCCGTTTATCATATATttcaaaacatgtttgtaATGCTAGTTCGGTCTGTTGTGATGAAATTATTATAAGGAAGcgttacttttttaaattgtttgtttattgttcaCTACACATGACATCACACTAGGGGGATACTATTTCCCTAAGAGATAACTCTATTTTGTAATAAACCGTGTAAAACGAATAATTATTATGAAGTAAAGTGAGTCCataccatacattttcacaaataaattttcaaaatttaccGTTCAGTTTCCGTTTACGATGGTAGTTCTCTTTAGCTCGAATATATTGCTCATAATTTTGATTGTCGTTTCtgacaaaatacaaaaattaaatctgtgtgtgtttggagaTTATACTAATGAGCACCTTCCTAAACAAAATTTTGTGTTTATTAGGTtctattataaaaaaaaaatttatatgtACTTCTATAACTTCAGCCTAAATTAAGCCTTTCGAATACAAAATTATCATTCTTCTGAAGTCGTAGATTTCAAACAACTTAACTGTTATTAAAGATTTGTTGGATGCCATTCTAGCATCCATAactagcaaaaaaaagaaattaatgaaGTTTTTTTCATCGGTGTACGATATAGGCTTCCTCTCTATGATAacgttttgggtttttttttttggtttaaaatCGCCGCAGCGAGACTGTAAACAATATCGCACTAGACCATGGAGGTTGTTTGATATTGCTGCTTACTAAACATGAGTATAGAAGACGCTTTGCATGTGAAACCTTGTCTCTGGAAATGTTATATAGGTTGATAAGTAATTTGTTCAAAAGGCCGGAATTTGATTGGTGAGAATTACTTCATTTTCTTGGTGGGTTTGGAGCTAATTATATCTTCTGATTTGCTCTACAAATCCATATCAAAAAGGATATGGTAGTGgttttgtaaattgttttcacttttataCACAAAGTCTATACTTGATTAGAATATTTAACAGTCACTTCGGTACGTTTACATAAATCTTTACCATTTTGCAGATTCACTTTGTATATGTATAgcttacaaataaaaaaagacgTGAACTAATAGTACTTAGAACCATGTATGTTTAGTAGAAAGTTACTCGATTGCTGACCGGAAGGtacaaacaataaatgatTTCAAAAATGGTCGTAGCCATGTACGAAATCGGCAGCCAGTTTTTAAAAGACGTGTGCGTCGGAATGCATTGCAAAAGAGTATCGTAGTACGTAGCTTAATTCTTGGAGGAAGACCCAAGATTTGCCGGTGCTGTCGCCGGCCGCTGCCCAGGAATAGGGGCTGAGTTTGTGCAGTTACAGATGGCTTCGAATATTCTGAGCACTATACCTCGTGTGCGGGTTACCATCCTATGTTGCTTGATGCCACTTAGAAGTTTATTGCCTAGAAGAGAATAACATAACATTAATAACTCAAAATCGTTTGTCTCAATTTTAGttatatataaaaaagataCACTGTACCCATAAAGTCAGTACACAGCAGGCTACACCAGCTACAAAGGTCATTTTCTTTGTAAGGAaccaatgttttaaaaaagtaaaaatgagggATTGTTTCTGGCACTATCCTCTTCATTTTGATGTGATTTAGCCGCGATACGACTTTGGGTTTCCGAGATATGGTCAAAATAGTGCCACAACACCCTAAACCCGTACCAAAAAAGTGAGTACACAGCagaatgtttcatcatgttttgtaCTATAGTTTGCGTTTGTGTGGTATTTTGGTGgttgttttaagttttatgaCATAACATGAGAACGTTTTAATCAATTCATCAATGGTTGATAACAAATTCACTTCTTTTTTGGCCCAAAATGGCCAGAAACGGAACTCCTTTGCAGAAGAATAATGAGAATAATCCTACCAACGATTGAATATCTTAAAAGCTTTTCCATTGAGTTTTGCTAATAATAACAATTTAGGAATGTACCATTTTAAAGATCCCCTACCTAGAACCTTGACAGCAAACACGACAGAAATATCTATGGAAAGTATACCATTTTTATCaaaagagagaaaacgaataaaaccatttaacaGCTCTTTTTCGATATCATGTTTATTCAACGCCACTtgaattgaataatatttatttattcaatgaTACTTGTACCCAGTACAAtcaataacatttaaaaaaaactttaacacttaaaaaaaaaccaccacgCATCCCTTTTTGTGTAAATAGTGCAAAAACTAAAAGAGACAAAGAGtactcaaaaaaaaattccGCAATTGATTTCAtagacattaaaaaaaatattaaggcTGATTCAATGATATGATTCCACGTTCAAGGAAACATAAACGTATCCGGAGTAAAATCTGCAGCACATTTCGCCGAGAAGTATGCTTTATCACAAGGATCCTTGTAGGATGTTTCTGTAATTGAAACCATTAGAAATTAATGTTTCTAAACATTCCTTTGGCGACCCTgtgaaaaagggagtttgctACGTACGGACGTCTTTGCAATGCGTTAAAGCTTCCTTGGCTTTGGGCTTTATATCGGGTGGCAACATGGCTTCTATTTGAGCCATTGTTTTGGAGAAGCTGATCTCCCCTTTTTTAGTCATCTGAAAGCAtgcgtttttttaaattgctcaAGAAATCCAAACATGGGAAGCATACTTACTGTCCCTGCCATTTGAGCTATGCACATGGTATAGCATTTAAGTTCTTTATGGGGATCTTCAGGAAACATTGACTTTCTTAGCGCATGCAGCTCCGCTTTTTATTGATTAAAAGTTGAAAACAGATGACAGTTAAAAAAGCGGTGCAAGGTATGATCAATTTTAGAAAGTATGTTCATTACCTTCCTCTACTTTATACTTTGGGGCACAGGCTTGGCGCATCATATCCATGGAGTTGGTGAGTTGTTTCATCGTCATCTAGCAAACGATATTCACAATGGCATTACAGAAGAAAAATGCTCTTTCTGTGGATAGCCCTGGAATACTCACAGCAGCACTGGCAAACCGGAACAAATATTGAGCACACAAACTCACCACGAGCGAAACCAGCATGGAAACATTCATGGTataaaatgcattttaaataaactgaACACAAACGCAGCCAGATTAGTCATAGTTTGGTCAAAGACAACTGGAGCTTCTCTGTTGGATATACCTTCTTATAGGCTATGATTGAACAAGGTATGTCGATtcaatcaaattgaaataaaaggtTGTCAGAATCATAGGCTTAATTAATCAATTAATGTCTACCTCAGATAATATCTGGTATGAATATCACCCAAACAACCTAGGTACTTATTAAACACTGCATACTGCGGCACAGTATACAATTAACGAAAGTTCCGACATGGTCGTATAACATAAATTGCACAAAATAATATTACTCACCATTTTTAGGCCGCTCCTCATCCTATCAgaaatggaggaaaagaaTAGAAACATCATTGTTAGGCACTTATACACAGTGTTAATAAAAGTACACGTTGCAacgtaccaattt from Anopheles coustani chromosome 3, idAnoCousDA_361_x.2, whole genome shotgun sequence harbors:
- the LOC131259866 gene encoding uncharacterized protein LOC131259866; this translates as MRVEMNLDVQHCHDDMDSRIAEFKQDSDKMNDLNLFLDNVLDEAQKSAEIKLQSKLDEERPKNGNKLLSGIKQHRMVTRTRGIVLRIFEAICNCTNSAPIPGQRPATAPANLGSSSKN
- the LOC131259868 gene encoding general odorant-binding protein lush-like, which translates into the protein MTMKQLTNSMDMMRQACAPKYKVEEAELHALRKSMFPEDPHKELKCYTMCIAQMAGTMTKKGEISFSKTMAQIEAMLPPDIKPKAKEALTHCKDVQTSYKDPCDKAYFSAKCAADFTPDTFMFP